GCACATGGTTAACATCCATCCTGTCTTCCTTGAAGTGCAGGCCACGCCCGGATCCCCGCCCTGGCCTCCCATTGGCCGTCCCGTGCAAGCCTTTGAAGTGGTGTTGAGAGAGCTGGGCTGGGTTTAGCAGGCAGAGCCTTGCAGCCAGCTGGAGGGAAGGGAGCACAAGGGGAACCTCTACACCCTGGACATCCCTCCTCCAAATGAACTGTTCTCCCCTTGGATATAGCACCGAgacagaccagcagagctgccccTCACCACTGCCCTCTCTTGCGCCCAGCCACCCTCTGCGCCAGGCCAACAGACTGCCCATCAGGGTGCTCAGAATGCTGACTGCACATACAGGACACTTGCTGCACCCGGAGTACTTGCAGCCTCTCTCCTCCACCCCTGTCAGCCCTATAGAGGTAAGGAGAGCTCTGTCTATGGCATGGATCGTCCTAGGACTGATGGATCTATAATGagagtgtgtgctgctgctgctgcggatggCACTGATCGGAAGAGCTGGCTACTCGCATCTTCTTCCATTGTAGCTCAGCAAGTTGTAGTAGGGATGCTCCTATAGGGTGCGGGATAAGGGGGCACCCCGCTATCATCAGTGATGGGGTTAGGAGGTTCAGTGGCGGTTTGCTGTGTGTTGTAATCAGATAAGAAGTCTCCAGCCTCCCCACCCAGCGATGTTTGGTTAATGCTGTAGACAGCCTTTCATTACAAGGAGTGCTCTGTTTGCTTTTTCTCTCtccgtctttgtgtgtgtgtgtgactttgtaATGTACCCCTTTTCTGCCTCTACACTCCTATGATTCTTGGgttgaatagatcatttctgacgggtctgatcgattttgtacagaagcGATCGGAAACCTGAACATCGGAAATGATTGATTTGAAtcgtcgatctgatgggaaattgcatggtgtgtaccaggcataagacatcGACACATCGTGTTGCGATCCTGTCCCTAGCTCATCCTCCGCGATCTGCTGTCGGTGCGCTACGCTCTATGGCATGTCACGTTATAGGCTGGCGATCAATACGTCCCTTGTTCCGGCAGGATCGTTAACAATCTGCTCTTTATGGGGCATCTGGGTTCATAGAGGATAAAAAAgggaaaagtttatttttaattttttccatGCAGTTTTTAATCATTCCTATTTAATTTTGGCTACCTTAGTTGGCTACATTGATTTTGATTTAATTTATGAGAGTGTTtgccaattattatttttaatagtaaTGGTCCCCCGAGTTGAGTCTGTGATATTTGatttccacccactttctaataaaatgtgtgtgtgtgtgtatatatatatatatatatatatatatatatatatatatatatatatatatatatatataattttatttttttcatcttgaTCTGGGttccttctccctctctctccccccctcccccctcctgtccCTCATCCCAGCActagcccccctcctcctccctcctagtcAGTTCAGAGCCCCTGTCATTAATCATCCCATGGCAGTCCCTAATGATAAAGTTTCACGAGATTTATAGCCTGGAAATAATAGCCGAGGCTCTTGAATAGCAGCGAAGGGAAAAAATAGAGGACTGGTTTAATCAGTGGGCTTTTCATTTTATCAGGCGCCAGACTTTGATTTTTGTCACCCCAAATCTCAATTAAATTCCGTGGAGTGCTGGAGAAAAAACTGAGATGTTCGGTATACGATTAACCCTTTCACCGCCTCGGGCATTTTGTGAAAGGGCGGCAGAGGCGGCCGTTGTGAGCTTCCTACGCACTTCTGTGTTTGCTGAAAAGTCAGGAGTATAGTTTATTTTATgtcagataatgatgatgattattGCTGCAGTTGGTGTTGTATCGTTCAGTAAGGAAACCTATTAGCATGTTTGTATTATGTTACAGTGTCTGTATTATGAACCCGTGTTTGTCCCCTATTTTGTACGGCGCAATGGAAGATGACGATATATAAAACTAAAGAGCTTGCACTTCgaaagcatctgtgtattggctaGGGAACTGAAAGGATAGGTATCTGCTCTAGGATTACAATTTCTTTTGTTCTAAGTGTTTTACCTACTTTGTGAGAATAAAGTGCTATTTAGATGTGTGTCTAAGATATGCACTGTTTTACATCTCTTGTCTTTTTATTCTCTTTTAGTTGGATGCTAAAAAGAGTCCACTGGCCCTGCTGGCTCAGACTTGCTCTCAGATCGGAAAGCCTGACCCACCTCCATCATCTAAGCTGAATTCTGTGACTTCCAGCAGCCACAGTGAAAAGGAGAGTAGTCGCAGCTCTTCACTGAAGCTGGGAGAGTCTCCACTGGAGGACAAGTCAAGCTTTAAGCCCTACTCtaagggtggagagagcaggaagGAAAGTGGATCTTCAAATGGTGGTACTGCAGACAAGGCAGGATTTAGAGTGCCTAGTGGTTCTTGTCAATCTTTTCCACCTCATGCGGCATCTCCGTCCTCAAGAGTGAGCTCCCCTGGACAGCACTGTGAATCTAAAAGTGTGGATGGACAAGACAAAAAAGAGCCAGAAGCCATCAAAATGAGTTCAGAGGTGTCCCAAGGCAACCCCACCCATACCAGAGCCAGTACTAGCAACTCCAGTGCAGAGTCCAGCCAAAGCGGGGATGTTACTCCCTGCAGCAAATCTGAGCCACCGTCCCTTGGATCTGGCCATGTGGCCCCAGTATCTCCGTACAAACCCGGACACTCAGTCTTCCCACTTCCCCCATCTGGCATTGGATATCATGGATCCATAGTGGGTGCCTATGCTGGGTACCCCTCACAGTTTGTTCCTGGATTGGATCACACCAAAACAGGCTTGGTTGGAAATCAGCTTCCTGGGACTTTAGGTTTGCCGGGGAAACCACCAAGCTCCAGTCCTCTAACTGGTGCCTCTCCCCCATCATTCATGCAAGGATTATGCAGGGACCCCTATTGCCTGAGCTACCACAACCCCTCACACCTTGGCTCCAGCAGCTGCTCCACCTGTGTGCATGATCCCTCTGCCCTGAAGTCTGGATATCCGCTAGTCTACCCCAGCCACCCTCTCCATTCAGTGCACACCACGTTGTCTTCCAGTGTCACCCCTTCCTTGTCTGGCCATCCTCTCTATACCTATGGCTTTATGCTAAATGACCCAGTCCCCCACATATGCAACTGGGTGTCTGCCAGTGGACCTTGTGACAAAAGATTTGCCACGTCAGAAGAACTCCTTGCCCACTTACGGACTCACACAGCCTTGCCTGGGGCTGACAAACTTTTGGCTGGTTACCCTACATCTGGTTTGGGGTCTGCTGCTTCCTGCCATCTCCATCTTCCTCCAACAGGGCCTGGAAGTCCTAACACATTGCCAGGATCTCTGTCTTTAAGGAATCCACATACTTTTGGACTAAGCAGGTACCATCCTTATGGAAAGAGTCCCCTAACAACGCCCACTGGTCTCCCAGTACCCTCATTACCAGCAGGATCTTACTACTCTCCGTATGCTCTATATGGACAGAGGTTAACATCAGCTTCAGCGCTAGGATACCAGTAAATAGAATTTCCCCACTCATAGACTgtatatttatttactgtatgttAGCTTCAAGCTGGGAATATTAAGTGCATTATTTACAACAACAATCCAATGGTATGCAAACATTCTGTGCCCCAAAACAATTCTTTTGCATTATCAGTTTGTCTTCCATTTagtctgttctttttttttttttctatgtttgtttttattttattatttttctttgtgCAGTTTTGCATGATATTCATCGCTTATTCAAACCCTTTTCTTTGATTTCCCTTTTAGGGGGTTAACAAAAAaaatgcccccttcccccctttttattTTGTACAGTTCTAAAGAAGTGTATTTTTTGTAATGTGTTCTTGGCATGGAGGGAGTGGGTGGGAGGAGAGAGAAGACATACGCGTTGGTGGCTATCCAAAATTGGCAAATCttatttttgtttaataaatTACAACTTAAATATTCACTTTGTGTTCTTTTAAATTCCATCTGGCTTTTTATTTCCCTCTTCTGAAGGATCCTCTCTTGGGTTCATTCAACCTGATTACACTTCAAGAGAACTCAATGCCAAAGCATTCACTACTACAATATCTGGAATGTATTGATTACAATAAactgtttttgttattaaaacatttaaagatTGTTTATGATTTTAATATTCGAACTATGCACGACTGTTGCAAATTGGAGAACTGGCACCATCTGCTGGTATTTCAGTGGTATTGCATCCTTCACCTGCACTGAGCAGGACAGAACTAGTACACACATGACTTAAGACTCTCATCTTTCAGTTGCTGTTAATGTGACAAGGATTAACTAGATGTTTCCATAGCTGTTTAAAACCCAGATTTATATACACCCATTACATAAACCACTTTATGCTATTATTTTGATAATGGTGACTATAGCTTGATACTGTTGTATGTGAGTTGA
This DNA window, taken from Hyperolius riggenbachi isolate aHypRig1 chromosome 3, aHypRig1.pri, whole genome shotgun sequence, encodes the following:
- the ZNF703 gene encoding zinc finger protein 703, with product MNCSPLGYSTETDQQSCPSPLPSLAPSHPLRQANRLPIRVLRMLTAHTGHLLHPEYLQPLSSTPVSPIELDAKKSPLALLAQTCSQIGKPDPPPSSKLNSVTSSSHSEKESSRSSSLKLGESPLEDKSSFKPYSKGGESRKESGSSNGGTADKAGFRVPSGSCQSFPPHAASPSSRVSSPGQHCESKSVDGQDKKEPEAIKMSSEVSQGNPTHTRASTSNSSAESSQSGDVTPCSKSEPPSLGSGHVAPVSPYKPGHSVFPLPPSGIGYHGSIVGAYAGYPSQFVPGLDHTKTGLVGNQLPGTLGLPGKPPSSSPLTGASPPSFMQGLCRDPYCLSYHNPSHLGSSSCSTCVHDPSALKSGYPLVYPSHPLHSVHTTLSSSVTPSLSGHPLYTYGFMLNDPVPHICNWVSASGPCDKRFATSEELLAHLRTHTALPGADKLLAGYPTSGLGSAASCHLHLPPTGPGSPNTLPGSLSLRNPHTFGLSRYHPYGKSPLTTPTGLPVPSLPAGSYYSPYALYGQRLTSASALGYQ